The region GAACGTGTAAAATCACCTCGCCTGACTCGTCAATTTGCGGCGTCACGTCTAGTGCAATACCGGAGAAGAACGGTGTTAGCTCCACTTCTGGCGTTGTTGTGGTCGCCGTGCCTGTGGTTGTGGTACTCGACACTTCGGTAACAAAGTATTCATCTTCACCCACTTTGATCACCGCTTTTTGATTATTGGTTGCGGTAATACGAGGGCTAGACAATACTTGCACGTTACCTTGCGTTTGCAATAAGGCAATCACCCCCCGAAAATCAGCATTGGTAAAACTGATACCCGTTGTACCGCCAATTGTCGCGGAAATAGTATTACCCGGCAGTGCCATGTTTGTGCCGAATGAGAGATCGGTACTACCAATATGGCCAATCACTTCATCCCAGCGCACCCCTTGCTGGTAGTCATCGTTAAGCGTCACTTCCATAATTTTCGCTTCAATGATGACCTGACGACGCAAATGTTTTTGCGTATCGTTAACAAAGGTTTTCACGGCTTTGATTTCACTCGGCAAGGCTCTGACGGTAACTAAGCCCGCTTGGGGAGAAACAATCACTGAACGGCCATCTTCATCGCCGACGAGCGAGACTAACGTCTCTTGTAGCTCAGTCCAAAAATCTGATTCATTCTCGGTATAGATGTTAATGCCACTGCTACCGTTTTGATTATTGTTGTTGCCGCTATTGTTATTGTTGTTGCTGTTATTACTTGAGCGATTGTTGCTGTTGTTATTGTTGCCGTTGTTGGGGTCGTTCTCAGAAACACCACCTGAATTGATTGTCGTATTCGAGGCACCGTAGCGCTTTAAAAACAAGTAGTTAAGGGCAATTGTTTCGGTACGCATCCCCGCCGGAAAGACTTGAATAACCTTGCCAAAGCGCTTGACGTCAAACCCGTAAATGTCTTGTAAAACGGTTAACGCTTCATCAATGGTAACGTCTTTGAGGTTAAGCGTAATATTACCGCTGACATCAGGGTGAACCGCTGCACTGTAGTCCGAGTCTTCGACGAGCGCAGCA is a window of Thalassotalea euphylliae DNA encoding:
- the mshL gene encoding pilus (MSHA type) biogenesis protein MshL; protein product: MKKSPIYLFVASSLIALAGCISVPEKPTFIEQELDQAIAGQTANAKRKPLTQLPTAVQQELMQQTMTDAKQSLLAEKRLDIAAVDVDAKAFFAALVEDSDYSAAVHPDVSGNITLNLKDVTIDEALTVLQDIYGFDVKRFGKVIQVFPAGMRTETIALNYLFLKRYGASNTTINSGGVSENDPNNGNNNNSNNRSSNNSNNNNNSGNNNNQNGSSGINIYTENESDFWTELQETLVSLVGDEDGRSVIVSPQAGLVTVRALPSEIKAVKTFVNDTQKHLRRQVIIEAKIMEVTLNDDYQQGVRWDEVIGHIGSTDLSFGTNMALPGNTISATIGGTTGISFTNADFRGVIALLQTQGNVQVLSSPRITATNNQKAVIKVGEDEYFVTEVSSTTTTGTATTTTPEVELTPFFSGIALDVTPQIDESGEVILHVHPSVTVTDEQTKTIRLGGDDFALPLAQSSVRESDTIIRAKSDEIVVIGGLIETRKVDQESKTPLLGDIPIMGELFKNKVQTTQKKELVIMLKPTVIGHNTWNEQLIEARELLKQWFPESD